ACCCCGCACTACGTCTCAAGACGACTTCGGGGTCACGCCCCCCTAAACCTTACGCGCTCGTGTGGTGTGGTGGATGCGCCTCGAAGCGACTCCAGCTATTTCACGCCTCTGAAATCACCTGCGGCCTTCAACGGCTGCGACCGAGACTACATCACTGGCCGCGGATGTCAGGTAGAAGCCTTCGTTCGACGAGGAGCGGGAACCAGACGGATCTCCACATCGCAACCCACTGCCTGAGCATACTTTTTGAGCGTGCTCACCGAAGGCGAGTGTTTGCCGGCGCCCTCCAAACGAGAGACAGCGCTCTTCGTGGTGCCCATGGAGGCGGCGACCTCTTCCTGGGTCAGCCCCGCATTAGTGCGCGCGGAGAGCAACTCGCGAACGAGCAGATATTCGTCTTCGAGTTCGTCATAGGCCTCATCGAACCCCTTGCGCTTGCGCGCACGCTCAAGGAAGGCCTCGTGATCGTGCGAGACCGGACGATATTCACTTCTGGCCATCGCGAACCTCCTTCATTCGTCTGCGAGCGATTTCCAGTTCACGCTTCGAAGTGGCCTGAGCTCGAAGAGCCCGTCACCCATCGCGCGCGAATGTGGCATCCGTACATCGGGGCCGAACTCGATCAGGAGCTCGACCAGCCGTACATAGTCCGCCAACACGTCAACCGGCCACGACTCGATGCCGTCGCGGACACGCCTGTTGTAGTAGTCGATTGTGTACGGCATGGTCAAAGGTTAGCAGATACGCTAACTGCGTTCAAGCCGGAACACCGCAACCACTGAGGTGGCGCAAGGCTTTGTGGTCCTGACGCCGTCCTACCGAGAAGCCCGCAGTCCGCATGAGTCCGGGCCAAGATGACAAACACGCCCGACTAAACACACATGCATTTTGACGCGCTACAATCAATTCGTTACCATGAAAACGGCCCTATCGTGCCGAAAATGAGGTAACTATGCTTTCAACACTGATTACATCCAAGGCCCGGTTGGCCTTGCTCACGCTCTTCCTGACCCATCCGGGCGAGCGCTTCTATCAAAAGCAGCTCATCCGTGATCTCGGGCTCTCGTCATCGCTTGTGCAAGCCGAGCTCAAACGACTTGAGGGCGTCGGACTTCTAATCAGTTCACGAGAGGCAAACGCCCGCTACTTCACGATTAACAACGACTTTCCGATCTATCCCGAACTAAAGAGTATCGTCTTCAAGACGGTCGGGCTCGCCGAGTTCTTGCACGACTCACTCGACGCAATCGGCAATGTGGAGGCCGCGCTTATCTACGGATCGGTCGCCAAGAACGTCGAAGACATGCGCTCCGACGTAGACGTGCTTGTAATTGGTGATGTCGATCTCGACGCTTTGAATGAAGCGGTCGACGCAGCCGAGCGAGCGGTCGGCCGTGAAATCAATACGACCGTCTACACGCGCGAGGAGTGGGCTGGCAGGGTCAAGACCGGACAAGCTTTCGTGACGGACATACTCTCTGGTCCGAAGATCTTCCTCATAGGAGATGAAGATGAGCTTCGAAGAACTACTTAGCAGACGCGCGGTCGAGCGCGTGACGGTCACACCGCGGGAGATCGCGGAGCTTTTGGCTCTCTCGAAGCGCGACATCAGAGCCGCCGAGGCCATGCTCGGCACCGATCTCGACTGGGCGTTTGCCATCGCGTACAACGGCGTCTTGCAGAT
The sequence above is drawn from the Actinomycetota bacterium genome and encodes:
- a CDS encoding helix-turn-helix transcriptional regulator gives rise to the protein MARSEYRPVSHDHEAFLERARKRKGFDEAYDELEDEYLLVRELLSARTNAGLTQEEVAASMGTTKSAVSRLEGAGKHSPSVSTLKKYAQAVGCDVEIRLVPAPRRTKAST
- a CDS encoding ArsR family transcriptional regulator, which encodes MLSTLITSKARLALLTLFLTHPGERFYQKQLIRDLGLSSSLVQAELKRLEGVGLLISSREANARYFTINNDFPIYPELKSIVFKTVGLAEFLHDSLDAIGNVEAALIYGSVAKNVEDMRSDVDVLVIGDVDLDALNEAVDAAERAVGREINTTVYTREEWAGRVKTGQAFVTDILSGPKIFLIGDEDELRRTT